The following coding sequences are from one Natranaerobius trueperi window:
- the yajC gene encoding preprotein translocase subunit YajC → MPGAVAQFLPMIILIGVFYFFLIRPQQKQQKERQQMLDNLQKDDNVVTIGGIHGTIKSIEEDVLTLKTSENQFLTLSKFGVQSVVNETQ, encoded by the coding sequence ATGCCAGGAGCTGTAGCTCAATTTTTACCTATGATTATTCTAATAGGAGTCTTTTATTTCTTTTTAATTAGACCACAACAAAAACAACAAAAAGAGCGGCAACAAATGTTAGATAATCTTCAAAAAGACGATAATGTGGTTACAATTGGTGGTATTCATGGTACTATTAAAAGCATCGAAGAAGATGTATTAACACTTAAAACATCTGAAAATCAATTTTTAACATTATCTAAATTTGGAGTACAGTCAGTTGTAAACGAGACACAATAA
- a CDS encoding zinc metallopeptidase, with the protein MWLLDTGFIIFVIPALFFVMYAQNRVKSAYHKYIKVPSKSGFSGAKVARAILDNSGLDDVKIEQSRGELSDHYDPRKKVVRLSSNVHNGTSLASLGIAAHEVGHAIQHANGYFALSLRNMIFPAANFGSKLGVPLFFIGMLFSQGGNTLLMDLGIALFFFAVLFQIVTLPVEFNASTRAVAALEGSNFLTVDEVKPTKEVLNAAAMTYVAATAMALAQLLRLLLIRGRRN; encoded by the coding sequence ATGTGGCTTTTAGATACAGGGTTTATTATATTTGTTATACCAGCCTTGTTTTTTGTAATGTATGCTCAAAACAGGGTGAAGTCAGCATATCACAAATATATTAAAGTTCCTAGTAAAAGTGGATTTAGTGGTGCAAAAGTTGCTCGAGCTATCTTAGATAACTCTGGTTTAGATGATGTCAAAATAGAACAAAGTAGAGGGGAATTGTCGGATCATTATGACCCAAGGAAAAAGGTTGTTCGGTTATCTTCAAATGTTCATAACGGAACTTCTCTTGCCTCTCTTGGTATAGCTGCCCATGAAGTTGGTCATGCAATACAACATGCTAATGGTTATTTTGCATTGTCTCTACGGAACATGATCTTTCCAGCAGCTAATTTCGGTTCAAAATTAGGAGTTCCGTTATTTTTTATAGGAATGTTATTTTCTCAAGGTGGAAATACATTATTAATGGATTTAGGTATTGCACTATTCTTTTTTGCAGTACTATTTCAGATAGTTACTTTACCAGTTGAGTTTAATGCTAGTACTAGAGCTGTAGCAGCTCTAGAAGGTAGCAATTTTTTAACAGTGGATGAAGTAAAACCAACAAAAGAGGTTTTAAATGCTGCTGCTATGACTTATGTTGCTGCTACCGCAATGGCTTTAGCTCAATTATTACGATTATTATTGATAAGGGGTAGAAGAAATTAA